ttcgcaaatagcctgctctggtACCATGTTAGAAAACATCGCAAATAACCAATTGGcgatgagtggagcggcccttccatattacattttaagttaattaagcggattatagcGATGTGGGACTGTTTATCctttcacacgccccctcacgtgtaagaccagtcactgggcctcacacgtggacctacgtacgagTTACCAGTCTATCGGTAACAGGTGTACACAGGTGAGTGACTAAATCAGGGGGTAACACCTCGGCCAGTATCGGCACTGGCCTACACCCCGGGTGTACAAGTGACAAAATCGGTTAAACACTTCGGCCAGTAACTCGGCCCACACCCGGCGTACGCAGGTCTGGGTCTGGggcttagctctgataccatgttaaagtctgcgggcatccaactcaaaaccaattggaaatgagtggagcggcccttccatattatattttaagtttattatgcggaaactagtgatgtgggactattgtcctttcacaccctccctcacgtgtaaggccagtcattCGGCTTAACATGTGGACCTACGCACGTGTGGGTCATGGGTGTGCAGGTGACATTAGGTCACGGTCCACCCCACGTACAGGTCATACGAGTGACCAGTCATTCGGTCAGGTGGCCACTAATTCGGCCTACACCCCGCGtacgggcctagctctgataccttgttagtctgcgggcatccaactcaaaaccaattggcaatgagtggagaggccttaagagattataaaccgcaggatcttagactGCCCAGacaatgtgagactaataatctcaacacgccccctcacgtgtagcctcgttgggtctaacacgtgaacAATTAAAtcggtgacgcggagtaaaggcgcggtcaaatgactcttcgcaaatagcctgctctggtACCATGTTAGAAAACATCGCAAATAACCAATTGGcgatgagtggagcggcccttccatattacattttaagttaattaagcggattatagcGATGTGGGACTGTTTATCCTTTCACACTCCCCCTCACGTGTAAGACCAGTCACTGGGCCTCACACGTGGACTTACGTACGAGTTACCAGTCTATCGGTAACAGGTGTACACAGGTGAGTGACTAAATCAGGGGGTAACACCTCGGCCAGTATCGGCACTGGCCTACACCCCGGGTGTACAAGTGACAAAATCGGTTAAACACTTCGGCCAGTAACTCGGCCTACACCCGGCGTACGCAGGTCTGGGTCTGGggcttagctctgataccatgttaaagtctgcgggcatccaaccaattggcaatgagtggagcggcccttctatattatattttaatttcattatgcggaaactagggatgtgggactatttgtcctttcacaccctccctcacgtgtaaggccagtcattcggcttaacacgtggacctacgcacGTGTGGGTCATGGGTGTGCAGGTGACATTAGGTCACGGTCCACCCCACGTACAGGTCATACGAGTGACCAGTCATTCGGTCACGGTGGCCACTAATTCGGCCTACACCCAGCGTACGGGCCTAGCTCTAATACCATGttagtctgcgggcatccaactcagaactaattggcaatgagtggagaggccctaagagattataaactgcaggatcttagactacccagacaatgtgggattaataatctcaacactccccctcacgtgtagcctcgttgggtctaacacgtgaacAATTAAATCTGGTgatgcggagtaaaggcgcggtcaaatgactcgtcgcaaataacctgctctgataccatgttaaagtctacgggcatccaactcaaaaccaattggcaatgagtggagcggcccttccatattatattttaagttcattatgcggaaactagtgatgtgtgactattgtcctttcacacttaggctaagtcctatggtgtgctaatctagcagttagattagcagtccacgtcagcaaggacaacctcctaagtcctatggtgtaactaatctagcagctcaatctagcccatatgaCTTAGTCTTAGTGATAGATGAATATTTTACTTGACTTTAGATACTTTACATTCAACTAGATAGCTACGAAAGTAATCGACTTTCAAATCATATAAAATCCAATACATTTGTCATGGTCTCAGCGAGAGAGTTGCATGCAACAAAAATTGAGGCAAAGATATTGACAGGTGTTGGATCCGGAAAAGTTTTGGTCGTGGAAAGAATATAAACATTTGTGTACAATGGTGAAAAGGTCGAAATAATTCGTGTAAATTTTACAGTGTAGATATGCTTCGCAATAATAATAAAGAAAGTCGAAAATCAAAATCTCCACAATGTACATAGTGCATGTAAATTATGTGACACATGATACTCATCCGAGGTTGAGCCGGAGACCGTAAGATCCCGATGATACCTAGTAGCTATATATATATGGAGAGGCTTAAACATATGCAACATGTATTTCATATCTAGTGAATAAGATCTTCCTTTCTCTTGCCTGTCTCTCTTTTTCTATATTCTATCTCTACTTGTCCGAATTTTTTACGTCGCACTTTATATGTGAAACGCATTAAATGTGAATTGACAGGTTCGGAACTTTTCCCTTATTGTGCATGTTTGACCGCATATTTTACTTACCCGATTAATGAATTTTTGTCGGTCCGAAATTTTGACGCATCCCTCGCTAACTAGGTTTGAAACTAGATGTTTGTTTCTAAAAAATACATCTCAAACATGAACATAAAATTAAATCGATACAATTTACTATATAATGACGTATAATTATAATTTACTGGTTAACCTAAATAACACATAAACAATGGGCACCtaactcagctggtcatcccgttTCCCAAAATTTCATGCCCTCCGAAAAGTCTGAGatttgttcaattaatgtagtagtacgttgttggtgCTTTGCTTGTTAGGCTtcccaactagttaatgtaatactctttacctaaataagaaaccaaaatatTTTCCATGTCCAAATTTTTACGAAACTCCCGCTAAGAAGCATGGAAATTGGTGTGCTGATCACCATGGGAACATAAACCCTCGGTGATTTTTTGTACAGGGAGCGTGTAACAAATTGTCCACTAATAAACGAAAAAAATGCATTATAGAACCAAAATTCGAGATTACTTGGTGTTTTGTTTTCACTCAGCAACCTCCTTTATTAAGCATCAAGTTACATTTAACTgaataaacaaaagaaaaaaaacaaatgagaGCGACTAGAAGCTCATTAACTTAAATTCTGTGGGATGCCTTTACGTAATTCAACAATCTGCTTAATGCTTTACCACTATCGATGGCCTCTCTTGCTCTATCTAATGCTGCGGAAACGTCTTCTGCACCATCACAACCAAGCAAATGGTCTACCATTCCAGCATTCAACACTATCCTATCATAAGCTGGCCCCTTTTCACCACTTAGTGCTGCTAGACCCAGTTCTATGTTCCTCAAAACCTAATAACATAAGAGAAGACGGAATTGTCAACGACAAAGAGAGGGAGGGTGGCGGTGGTGTAATATGATTGCTGTCTGGTCGAGCCAGATTGCATTTATACTAACCATCATAAAGAGAAAGACGAGACATACCGATCTATCAGTTCTGGGAGTATCTGTGGGTTCAAAACCATAATCTTTAGCATTAACCTCAACACTGAAACTCTCACGTGAGACTCCTGTATTCAAATTTGAACCTCAAAGATAAGTTCTTATGATCCTGGAAAAGAAGGGGCGTTCAAGATGAAGTATGATAGTCGTACCAAGCTCTTATAAACTGATGACTTGAAGAAATACTAAGATACCAAGCACAAGAAAAGTTTCTTACCATCCACTTCAGATACAAATGGATAGCTCAATGACCGAAAACCTGCACAGTAGTTTACTGGGGGGCCTTTTGTTGCCTGTGCAGATCGTACTCTTGTTGTCATTGAAAGCGCTCCTTCTTCTCCCTACACCAACCATGAATGATAACAGAAAAGGTCAAACCATCGAAGTTTTTCGTAGGCTACAACTTAGGTAGCTAATTGTTATTAACACTGTTCAAAAAAACATTCCAAGGCTTGCCTTCCTgtgcttcattttttttttcatactgATGCTTGTGCATTTGGTTCGAGGCATACACCTTTTGAGCATAAAAAGGCCAAAACACGGGCCTTGAggcgtttttttctttcttttttcttcttcttaaagcCCTAGGAATAAATACCACTTAAAGAAGACAAGTATCGAACTTTATAAAGAAAAGATGGAGGCTGTAGCATGCAGATTGCAACATGGTATCTATAAGGTTTTATATACGCATAATAGGTTGATGACTATAATGAATTTCACATGAGTTATGAGTTATGTTTATCATTTACTTATTTTTCTAGCATTTCCCTTTTGCAATGTGAGGCAAAGCATCAAAGCTGCGCATCACCTCGCTAAAGGAAAAAGCATCGCGTTGCTTCAACGTATTTTTTTAAACCCCGGTTGTTACGATTTAGAAGAATCACACAATTTGAAAGAGAAATAGAACAATATAACAATAAAAGGCAACCTTCATCAAGGCACTTATTCAACGCCTGCATGCAATTAGGATCAGGAATGTATACATCAATTTGCATACCTTCACAACCAAACCAGAATGGACACCTCTTCTTCTCATAAGCATTAGCAACGGATCCTCATAGCCTTCGTGATAGAACCCAGCAACAATAGCTTCCTTTCCACGTGCCTGTTAAGAAAACCAAAGCACTCTAAAGTCAACTATGTAGTCCTCCTGTTTTACACATTCAAGTCATTGTGTAAAACAGACACAAATGATGTCCATCTAATCTGTgcaaatgcaagaaaaaaaaaagagataccgAGACATAGTTGTCCACACTTTTGCATCCAATAAGCAGCACATAAACTTCTTGGGCATGATGCACAATATAAATGCATGCATGCTACACACTTCAACTTTGTTACCTATATATCATATACCATATGAAAGAGGACCAATAAATAATGTCAAATACAACTTTAGCTGCCCACAAGACATCTAGATCCTTGCGGACTGCGGCCTTAGCAGTAGATGAATATATTTTATGACCTAAGAGTCTGTATCAATTTTGAAACTTTAGCTAGACGATACTATAGCACTTACCCTCACAAACTGCTGGACTTTCTCAGAAGTTGCAATAGGTGGACGTTTTTTCATGTGTTCCCTCAGTCCACGTAACGAGTATCTACAAAAGCAACATCTGATGTTAGTGGTAATCCCAGTTTTGATTTACCCTCATAATACAACTATACAGTATAAGCCTACGATTGTACATAAATGGCACTACAGAATACTGGATATATTGACGTCAGCTCACTTATAATCATTGGGAAGCTATTGGTTTTCATTCTCCTATCAGTATGATATGAATAGTATGTGCCACTTCACCACACTGAAAGCTATATATAGGATACCACATTTACAGCTGTGAATTCTGTTGGATTCTTATTTAAAATTTACTTCCACGGAATGCATATAACTTGCAGATATGAAGTATCAGTTGGAAATAAATGGTTAGAAACTATTCACTAACAGAAGCAATGTCAATTCATTTCATCAAGGAGctaaaaaaataaagagaataGAAAGGAGCATACAGTGATGGACGAGCTTCACGTTGACTTAAATATCCGAAACCGACGTCCTCATCCTGAAACAAAACGTAACATatccataatttttttaattagaaacgaaagaagaaagaaggataTACGGATGGAGGTGGCTGTGGCcaagatatttttgatgattattATTGCACCTCAAGAAGTCCTTTTGTCTGAAGAGGGGATAAATGAGTGTTCGCTCCGATGAACTTCAGCATTTGTTCTTCTGTTATTCCCCCCTGGAAACCTTAACAACTCAACATTTCAGAGGAAATTCCATAAAAAACTAATCTGGCAAGCACAAATGGTATAACAGTAGGGTTCATGATAAGGATGCATCTCTGTAAAAAGAGTTTTAGACAATTAAAAAAATAAGGGTTTCTCAGAAGCATTTTGTATACGTGTGTACAGAATGCTGACCTTAGGTGACATATATTCCACACCATGAAGCAAACTTGCTTCCCCGTAGCATGCTCTTACAGCAGCGACAAACAATGTGCTTCTGAAGAAACGGGTATTTCCATCATAGGGTTCACCATAATGGGTCAGTGACTTAACATCGGCAACTGGTGGAGGACCTGGTAAAACAGTAACCCATATAAACACCACTAGTATCAAATATGTCACATCAGAATTTTTTTTATGCCGAACGAAGTGGAAAACATATCTAATGCTAATAATACTTACCATGTTCTTGATCGAAGGCAAGACAGTAGGCTTTAAGCTCGCGATCAGTTTCTCGATTCATCCTTTGACCTATCAAGAACGCCGAAAACAATGACTCACTCACATTTCCGTGCATCCCAGTCTCTAAAGGAAGAACATCTCGTAATACACCTTGAACTTCTTCAAATCCAAGATGCCCACCTGCCAAAACTTCTCTCAGAGCACCAACAAGTCTCATCTCATTAGGACCATTCCCAACAAACTGAGGTCCAATTGAAGTACCAACTCCCATAATTGAACCTTCAGGATCAGCAATAAAAATGATATCAGCTGGTAGTTCTCGAATTAGTCGAGGCCACAACGCGTTCATTGCACGTGTTTCTCCTTCACTCCATTGAGTAGCTTCTGAAAAACAATTCGCTCGAATTGTCATTCCAGCAAAAAATGCCCCAAGTTGTGCTCTTGAAACCTCTTCCTCACCATCTCCCAATTTTCCACTCGCTGTAGCACAAACAATATCAAACATGATATATTAACATAAAAAAATGACAACAAAATTCGGGTTTTACCAtaaaaatactaacaaatttcaatgAGAGGGGTAAATTACCTGATCTCAAAATGGTATCCAAGACTTTCAAAGTTTGTTCTTCAGTCAGGGGTTTAGTCTGTGTAGGACCAGTACAAACCCTTGCTTGAGCATCCAATAAAGTTTGATTAGGTTTAGGGATATCCAAACTACGATATGAAGTAGATATCGAAGGATTATGAAGGCCAGATTCAGACAGCCCTAGTTGATCAATAATTGATGAATCTAGAACACATCTTACAATTGAATCTGCTCTCTTAGAACGAATTGAAGTATGGGTTTTGTTTGCTGGTGCGACAAGTGAGATTTGCTGGCCAGAATTTGTTAAAAGTCTGAGCTTTTTTGTTCGGATTGAAAAATTTGGGGatgataaattagggtttggattcaTTAATGTGTTCATGGTGGTTTCCTGGTAGAATTTGAGTAACTGAGATGAGCTGAACTGAAGTATCAAAACGATAACATTGATGTTTTTGAAGAATCACACAGAAGATCTCGAGGAAGGAATATAATAATGTTATAAGCAAAATCTTACACCAGTTTTTATTTCACAGTAAAAATCAGAAGTTTTAAAAT
This genomic stretch from Papaver somniferum cultivar HN1 chromosome 5, ASM357369v1, whole genome shotgun sequence harbors:
- the LOC113282333 gene encoding uncharacterized protein LOC113282333 — protein: MNTLMNPNPNLSSPNFSIRTKKLRLLTNSGQQISLVAPANKTHTSIRSKRADSIVRCVLDSSIIDQLGLSESGLHNPSISTSYRSLDIPKPNQTLLDAQARVCTGPTQTKPLTEEQTLKVLDTILRSASGKLGDGEEEVSRAQLGAFFAGMTIRANCFSEATQWSEGETRAMNALWPRLIRELPADIIFIADPEGSIMGVGTSIGPQFVGNGPNEMRLVGALREVLAGGHLGFEEVQGVLRDVLPLETGMHGNVSESLFSAFLIGQRMNRETDRELKAYCLAFDQEHGPPPVADVKSLTHYGEPYDGNTRFFRSTLFVAAVRACYGEASLLHGVEYMSPKGGITEEQMLKFIGANTHLSPLQTKGLLEDEDVGFGYLSQREARPSLYSLRGLREHMKKRPPIATSEKVQQFVRARGKEAIVAGFYHEGYEDPLLMLMRRRGVHSGLVVKGEEGALSMTTRVRSAQATKGPPVNYCAGFRSLSYPFVSEVDGVSRESFSVEVNAKDYGFEPTDTPRTDRSVLRNIELGLAALSGEKGPAYDRIVLNAGMVDHLLGCDGAEDVSAALDRAREAIDSGKALSRLLNYVKASHRI